In Oryza brachyantha chromosome 1, ObraRS2, whole genome shotgun sequence, the following are encoded in one genomic region:
- the LOC102708197 gene encoding serine/threonine-protein kinase SAPK4 encodes MEKYEAVREIGSGNFGVARLMRNRETRELVAVKCIERGHRIDENVYREIINHRSLRHPNIIRFKEVILTPTHLMIVMEFAAGGELFDRICDRGRFSEDEARYFFQQLICGVSYCHHMQICHRDLKLENVLLDGSPAPRLKICDFGYSKSSVLHSRPKSAVGTPAYIAPEVLSRREYDGKLADVWSCGVTLYVMLVGAYPFEDQDDPKNIRKTIQRIMSVQYKIPDYVHISAECRQLIARIFVNNPLRRITMKEIKSHPWFLKNLPRELTETAQAMYYRRDNSVPSFSDQTSEEIMKIVQEARTMPKSSRTGYWSDTGSDEEEEKEKEERPEENEEEEDEYDKRVKEVHASGELRMSSLRI; translated from the exons aTGGAGAAGTACGAGgcggtgcgggagatcgggtCGGGGAACTTCGGGGTGGCGAGGCTGATGCGCAACCGCGAGACCCGCGAGCTCGTCGCCGTGAAGTGCATCGAGCGCGGCCACCGG ATAGACGAGAATGTGTACAGGGAGATCATCAACCACCGCTCGCTGCGCCACCCCAACATCATTCGCTTCAAGGAG GTGATACTGACGCCAACGCATCTTATGATTGTCATGGAGTTCGCAGCAGGAGGGGAGCTGTTCGATCGGATCTGTGATCGTGGGCGGTTTAGTGAGGATGAG GCCAGGTATTTCTTTCAGCAGTTGATATGTGGAGTGAGCTACTGCCATCACATG CAAATATGCCATAGAGATTTGAAGCTGGAGAATGTTCTCCTGGATGGCAGCCCAGCTCCACGGCTTAAGATATGTGATTTTGGCTATTCCAAG TCATCAGTCTTGCATTCAAGACCCAAATCAGCAGTGGGGACGCCAGCATATATTGCACCAGAGGTTCTATCCCGCCGTGAATATGATGGAAAG CTTGCAGATGTATGGTCCTGTGGTGTGACTCTTTACGTCATGCTTGTTGGAGCCTACCCATTCGAAGACCAGGACGACCCCAAGAATATACGCAAGACCATTCAG AGAATAATGTCAGTGCAATATAAGATACCAGACTATGTCCACATATCTGCAGAATGCAGACAACTTATTGCCCGTATTTTTGTCAACAATCCATTAAGG AGAATCACGATGAAGGAAATAAAGAGCCACCCATGGTTCTTGAAGAACCTGCCTAGGGAGCTCACAGAGACGGCGCAAGCCATGTACTACAGGAGGGACAACTCCGTGCCTTCCTTTTCGGACCAGACTTCAGAAGAGATCATGAAGATTGTCCAAGAAGCAAGAACCATGCCAAAATCATCGAGGACAGGTTACTGGAGCGACACAGGTtcagacgaggaggaggagaaggaaaaggaagaGAGGCCAGAAGAGaacgaggaagaggaggatgagTACGATAAGAGGGTCAAGGAGGTTCATGCGAGTGGGGAGCTCCGCATGAGTTCGCTGCGCATATGA
- the LOC102702437 gene encoding probable ion channel POLLUX isoform X1 → MAHCQCHVRDGGSLGWRRGMANRVVKPEFGGACCCQASAAEELGGAGAGALRLSSSSSLLMAESDGGEASPSGCPGGGGGGGGEGSTDPPRTPPRPQLTKSRTISGSAASAFDRGGGARDSGGGGSILVRRSSTAPLPPAAAAPRGLLTVAVDEPSYAAPNGGAMLDRDWCYPSFLGPHASRPRPPRSQQQQTPTAAADRRNPTPAAPPQAVSIPQREEEKSLASVVKRPVLLDERRPLSPPPPPQRAPRFDLSPYLVPMLVVTVTSFSLAIWQWMKVTVLQEKVRSCCGANSVDCKTAAETFRSNREHGSDFIDSVDWNLASCSRMLVFAIPVVLVRYIDQLRRRNANSVRGRSTEEEVPLKKRIAYKVDVFFSGHPYAKLLALLLATIVLIASGGIALYVVSGSGFLEALWLSWTFVADSGNHADQVGLGPRIVSVSISSGGMLVFATMLGLVSDAISEKVDSWRKGKSEVIEVNHILILGWSDKLGSLLKQLAIANKSIGGGVVVVLAERDKEEMEMDIGKLEFDFMGTSVICRSGSPLILADLKKVSVSKARAIIVLASDENADQSDARALRVVLSLTGVKEGLRGHVVVEMSDLDNEPLVKLVGGELIETVVAHDVIGRLMIQCALQPGLAQIWEDILGFENAEFYIKRWPELDGMRFGDVLISFPDAVPCGVKIASKAGKILMNPDDNYVLQEGDEVLVIAEDDDTYAPAPLPQVRKGFLPNIPTPPKYPEKILFCGWRRDIHDMIMVLEAFLAPGSELWMFNEVPEKERERKLTDGGMDIYGLTNIKLVHKEGNAVIRRHLESLPLETFDSILILADESVEDSIVHSDSRSLATLLLIRDIQSKRLPSKELKSPLRYNGFCHSSWIREMQHASDKSIIISEILDSRTRNLVSVSKISDYVLSNELVSMALAMVAEDKQINRVLEELFAEEGNEMCIRSAEFYLYEQEELSFFDIMVKARERDEIVIGYRLANTDQAIINPEQKSETRKWSLDDVFVVIAKGD, encoded by the exons ATGGCCCACTGTCAGTGTCACGTGCGGGACGGTGGGTCACTGGGGTGGAGGCGGGGGATGGCTAATCGTGTAGTTAAACCGGAATTTGGTGGTGCGTGTTGCTGTCAggcgagcgcggcggaggagcttgGAGGGGCTGGAGCTGGAGCGTTGAGATTgagctcgagctcgagctTGCTAATGGCGGAGagcgacggcggggaggcTAGCCCGAGCGGCTGTccggggggcggcggcggcggtggcggggaggGGAGCACCGATCCCCCGCGGACCCCGCCTCGGCCGCAGCTCACCAAGTCGCGCACCATCTCCGGCTCCGCCGCGTCCGCGTTCGACAGGGGTGGTGGGGCGAgggacagcggcggcggcggcagcataCTCGTCCGCCGCTCCTCCACGGcaccgctcccgccggccgcggcggcgccacgggGGCTGCTCACCGTGGCCGTGGACGAGCCCTCCTACGCGGCGCCCAACGGCGGCGCGATGCTCGACCGCGACTGGTGCTACCCGTCGTTCCTCGGGCCGCACGCCTCccgcccgcggccgccgcggtcgcagcagcagcagacgcCGACGGCTGCTGCCGACCGCCGGAACCCtacccccgccgcgccgccgcaggcgGTCTCGATCCCgcagcgggaggaggagaagagccTGGCTTCCGTGGTGAAGCGGCCAGTGCTACTGGATGAGAGGAGGCCActctcgcctcctccgccgccgcagcgcgcCCCGCGATTTGATCTCTCCCCGTATCTCGTACCA ATGCTGGTTGTAACCGTCACAAGCTTTTCCCTGGCTATATGGCAGTGGATGAAAGTTACAGTGCTCCAG GAAAAAGTCAGATCATGCTGTGGTGCTAATAGTGTTGACTGTAAGACCGCTGCAGAGACGTTCAGGAGTAACAGAGAGCATGGTTCTGATTTTATCGACTCGGTGGACTGGAATTTAGCTTCCTGTAGCAGAATGCTTGTTTTTGCAATACCGGTAGTCCTGGTAAGATACATTGATCAGCTTCGACGAAGGAATGCAAATTCTGTCAGGGGAAGAAGCACTGAGGAGGAAGTTCCTCTGAAGAAGAGGATTGCCTATAAGGTTGATGTGTTCTTCTCAGGACACCCGTATGCAAAGCTTCTCGCGCTCCTGTTAGCCACAATCGTTCTCATTGCTTCTGGCGGGATTGCGCTGTATGTTGTCAGTGGGAGTGGATTCCTGGAGGCTCTTTGGCTTTCTTGGACTTTTGTGGCAGATTCAGGAAATCATGCCGATCAGGTTGGCCTGGGGCCAAGGATTGTGTCTGTGTCAATTAGCTCTGGGGGTATGCTGGTTTTTGCAACGATGCTCGGGCTTGTGTCAGATGCAATATCAGAGAAGGTAGATTCTTGGCGCAAGGGAAAAAGTGAGGTGATAGAGGTCAACCATATACTAATCCTTGGATGGAGTGACAAGCTG GGCTCTCTCCTGAAGCAGCTAGCTATAGCAAACAAGAGTATTGGTGGTGGTGTCGTTGTTGTTCTGGCAGAAAGAGACAAAgaagagatggagatggacaTAGGAAAACTAGAATTTGACTTTATGGGAACATCTGTAATATGTAGAAGTGGCAGTCCTCTAATTCTAGCTGATCTGAAGAAG GTTTCTGTTTCTAAAGCACGTGCAATCATTGTTTTAGCATCTGATGAAAATGCAGACCAA AGTGATGCACGAGCTTTACGTGTGGTACTAAGCCTGACTGGAGTGAAAGAGGGTTTAAGGGGACATGTTGTTGTAGAGATGAGTGATCTTGACAACGAGCCTTTGGTGAAACTGGTTGGAGGTGAACTAATTGAAACAGTTGTTGCCCATGACGTGATTGGACGCTTGATGATACAATGTGCACTCCAACCAGGCCTGGCACAG ATATGGGAGGATATTTTGGGGTTTGAAAATGCAGAGTTCTATATTAAAAGGTGGCCAGAATTAGATGGCATGCGATTTGGGGATGTCTTAATCTCGTTTCCTGATGCTGTTCCCTGTGGAGTCAAGATTGCTTCAAAAGCTGGAAAGATCTTAATGAATCCTGATGACAATTATGTTTTGCAAGAAGGTGATGAGGTCCTTGTCATAGCAGAAGATGATGATACTTATGCTCCTGCCCCTCTACCCCAG GTGCGTAAGGGCTTTCTACCTAATATCCCGACCCCTCCTAAATACCCAGAGAAAATTTTGTTCTGTGGTTGGCGACGTGACATCCATGATATGATAATG GTTCTAGAAGCATTTCTTGCTCCTGGTTCTGAATTATGGATGTTCAATGAGGTGCCagagaaggagagggagagaaagctGACTGACGGTGGTATGGATATTTATGGACTGACAAACATCAAACTTGTACATAAAGAAGGGAATGCTGTCATCAGGCGGCACTTAGAAAGTTTGCCTCTGGAGACCTTTGATTCT ATTTTAATTCTTGCAGACGAGTCAGTGGAAGATTCCATTGTACATTCTGATTCACGTTCTTTAGCTACACTTCTTCTAATTCGTGACATTCAG TCTAAACGTCTTCCATCAAAGGAACTAAAATCGCCTCTCCGTTACAACGGGTTCTGTCACAGCTCCTGGATTCGGGAGATGCAGCATGCATCGGACAAATCCATAATCATCAGCGAAATTCTGGATTCCAGAACCAGAAATCTTGTATCTGTCTCCAAAATCAGCGACTACGTTCTATCAAATGAACTTGTCAGCATGGCATTAGCAATGGTGGCAGAGGACAAGCAAATCAACAGAGTACTTGAAGAACTTTTTGCCGAGGAG GGCAACGAGATGTGCATACGTTCTGCTGAGTTTTACCTTTATGAGCAAGAGGAATTGAGTTTCTTTGATATAATGGTCAAGGCTCGTGAAAGAGACGAGATTGTCATTGGCTACCGACTTGCTAACACTGACCAGGCAATTATTAATCCAGAACAGAAGTCTGAGACTAGGAAGTGGTCACTAGACGATGTTTTTGTTGTGATCGCAAAAGGTGACTAA
- the LOC102702437 gene encoding probable ion channel POLLUX isoform X2: MAHCQCHVRDGGSLGWRRGMANRVVKPEFGGACCCQASAAEELGGAGAGALRLSSSSSLLMAESDGGEASPSGCPGGGGGGGGEGSTDPPRTPPRPQLTKSRTISGSAASAFDRGGGARDSGGGGSILVRRSSTAPLPPAAAAPRGLLTVAVDEPSYAAPNGGAMLDRDWCYPSFLGPHASRPRPPRSQQQQTPTAAADRRNPTPAAPPQAVSIPQREEEKSLASVVKRPVLLDERRPLSPPPPPQRAPRFDLSPYLVPMLVVTVTSFSLAIWQWMKVTVLQEKVRSCCGANSVDCKTAAETFRSNREHGSDFIDSVDWNLASCSRMLVFAIPVVLVRYIDQLRRRNANSVRGRSTEEEVPLKKRIAYKVDVFFSGHPYAKLLALLLATIVLIASGGIALYVVSGSGFLEALWLSWTFVADSGNHADQVGLGPRIVSVSISSGGMLVFATMLGLVSDAISEKVDSWRKGKSEVIEVNHILILGWSDKLVSVSKARAIIVLASDENADQSDARALRVVLSLTGVKEGLRGHVVVEMSDLDNEPLVKLVGGELIETVVAHDVIGRLMIQCALQPGLAQIWEDILGFENAEFYIKRWPELDGMRFGDVLISFPDAVPCGVKIASKAGKILMNPDDNYVLQEGDEVLVIAEDDDTYAPAPLPQVRKGFLPNIPTPPKYPEKILFCGWRRDIHDMIMVLEAFLAPGSELWMFNEVPEKERERKLTDGGMDIYGLTNIKLVHKEGNAVIRRHLESLPLETFDSILILADESVEDSIVHSDSRSLATLLLIRDIQSKRLPSKELKSPLRYNGFCHSSWIREMQHASDKSIIISEILDSRTRNLVSVSKISDYVLSNELVSMALAMVAEDKQINRVLEELFAEEGNEMCIRSAEFYLYEQEELSFFDIMVKARERDEIVIGYRLANTDQAIINPEQKSETRKWSLDDVFVVIAKGD, encoded by the exons ATGGCCCACTGTCAGTGTCACGTGCGGGACGGTGGGTCACTGGGGTGGAGGCGGGGGATGGCTAATCGTGTAGTTAAACCGGAATTTGGTGGTGCGTGTTGCTGTCAggcgagcgcggcggaggagcttgGAGGGGCTGGAGCTGGAGCGTTGAGATTgagctcgagctcgagctTGCTAATGGCGGAGagcgacggcggggaggcTAGCCCGAGCGGCTGTccggggggcggcggcggcggtggcggggaggGGAGCACCGATCCCCCGCGGACCCCGCCTCGGCCGCAGCTCACCAAGTCGCGCACCATCTCCGGCTCCGCCGCGTCCGCGTTCGACAGGGGTGGTGGGGCGAgggacagcggcggcggcggcagcataCTCGTCCGCCGCTCCTCCACGGcaccgctcccgccggccgcggcggcgccacgggGGCTGCTCACCGTGGCCGTGGACGAGCCCTCCTACGCGGCGCCCAACGGCGGCGCGATGCTCGACCGCGACTGGTGCTACCCGTCGTTCCTCGGGCCGCACGCCTCccgcccgcggccgccgcggtcgcagcagcagcagacgcCGACGGCTGCTGCCGACCGCCGGAACCCtacccccgccgcgccgccgcaggcgGTCTCGATCCCgcagcgggaggaggagaagagccTGGCTTCCGTGGTGAAGCGGCCAGTGCTACTGGATGAGAGGAGGCCActctcgcctcctccgccgccgcagcgcgcCCCGCGATTTGATCTCTCCCCGTATCTCGTACCA ATGCTGGTTGTAACCGTCACAAGCTTTTCCCTGGCTATATGGCAGTGGATGAAAGTTACAGTGCTCCAG GAAAAAGTCAGATCATGCTGTGGTGCTAATAGTGTTGACTGTAAGACCGCTGCAGAGACGTTCAGGAGTAACAGAGAGCATGGTTCTGATTTTATCGACTCGGTGGACTGGAATTTAGCTTCCTGTAGCAGAATGCTTGTTTTTGCAATACCGGTAGTCCTGGTAAGATACATTGATCAGCTTCGACGAAGGAATGCAAATTCTGTCAGGGGAAGAAGCACTGAGGAGGAAGTTCCTCTGAAGAAGAGGATTGCCTATAAGGTTGATGTGTTCTTCTCAGGACACCCGTATGCAAAGCTTCTCGCGCTCCTGTTAGCCACAATCGTTCTCATTGCTTCTGGCGGGATTGCGCTGTATGTTGTCAGTGGGAGTGGATTCCTGGAGGCTCTTTGGCTTTCTTGGACTTTTGTGGCAGATTCAGGAAATCATGCCGATCAGGTTGGCCTGGGGCCAAGGATTGTGTCTGTGTCAATTAGCTCTGGGGGTATGCTGGTTTTTGCAACGATGCTCGGGCTTGTGTCAGATGCAATATCAGAGAAGGTAGATTCTTGGCGCAAGGGAAAAAGTGAGGTGATAGAGGTCAACCATATACTAATCCTTGGATGGAGTGACAAGCTG GTTTCTGTTTCTAAAGCACGTGCAATCATTGTTTTAGCATCTGATGAAAATGCAGACCAA AGTGATGCACGAGCTTTACGTGTGGTACTAAGCCTGACTGGAGTGAAAGAGGGTTTAAGGGGACATGTTGTTGTAGAGATGAGTGATCTTGACAACGAGCCTTTGGTGAAACTGGTTGGAGGTGAACTAATTGAAACAGTTGTTGCCCATGACGTGATTGGACGCTTGATGATACAATGTGCACTCCAACCAGGCCTGGCACAG ATATGGGAGGATATTTTGGGGTTTGAAAATGCAGAGTTCTATATTAAAAGGTGGCCAGAATTAGATGGCATGCGATTTGGGGATGTCTTAATCTCGTTTCCTGATGCTGTTCCCTGTGGAGTCAAGATTGCTTCAAAAGCTGGAAAGATCTTAATGAATCCTGATGACAATTATGTTTTGCAAGAAGGTGATGAGGTCCTTGTCATAGCAGAAGATGATGATACTTATGCTCCTGCCCCTCTACCCCAG GTGCGTAAGGGCTTTCTACCTAATATCCCGACCCCTCCTAAATACCCAGAGAAAATTTTGTTCTGTGGTTGGCGACGTGACATCCATGATATGATAATG GTTCTAGAAGCATTTCTTGCTCCTGGTTCTGAATTATGGATGTTCAATGAGGTGCCagagaaggagagggagagaaagctGACTGACGGTGGTATGGATATTTATGGACTGACAAACATCAAACTTGTACATAAAGAAGGGAATGCTGTCATCAGGCGGCACTTAGAAAGTTTGCCTCTGGAGACCTTTGATTCT ATTTTAATTCTTGCAGACGAGTCAGTGGAAGATTCCATTGTACATTCTGATTCACGTTCTTTAGCTACACTTCTTCTAATTCGTGACATTCAG TCTAAACGTCTTCCATCAAAGGAACTAAAATCGCCTCTCCGTTACAACGGGTTCTGTCACAGCTCCTGGATTCGGGAGATGCAGCATGCATCGGACAAATCCATAATCATCAGCGAAATTCTGGATTCCAGAACCAGAAATCTTGTATCTGTCTCCAAAATCAGCGACTACGTTCTATCAAATGAACTTGTCAGCATGGCATTAGCAATGGTGGCAGAGGACAAGCAAATCAACAGAGTACTTGAAGAACTTTTTGCCGAGGAG GGCAACGAGATGTGCATACGTTCTGCTGAGTTTTACCTTTATGAGCAAGAGGAATTGAGTTTCTTTGATATAATGGTCAAGGCTCGTGAAAGAGACGAGATTGTCATTGGCTACCGACTTGCTAACACTGACCAGGCAATTATTAATCCAGAACAGAAGTCTGAGACTAGGAAGTGGTCACTAGACGATGTTTTTGTTGTGATCGCAAAAGGTGACTAA
- the LOC102702437 gene encoding probable ion channel POLLUX isoform X3, producing MAHCQCHVRDGGSLGWRRGMANRVVKPEFGGACCCQASAAEELGGAGAGALRLSSSSSLLMAESDGGEASPSGCPGGGGGGGGEGSTDPPRTPPRPQLTKSRTISGSAASAFDRGGGARDSGGGGSILVRRSSTAPLPPAAAAPRGLLTVAVDEPSYAAPNGGAMLDRDWCYPSFLGPHASRPRPPRSQQQQTPTAAADRRNPTPAAPPQAVSIPQREEEKSLASVVKRPVLLDERRPLSPPPPPQRAPRFDLSPYLVPMLVVTVTSFSLAIWQWMKVTVLQEKVRSCCGANSVDCKTAAETFRSNREHGSDFIDSVDWNLASCSRMLVFAIPVVLVRYIDQLRRRNANSVRGRSTEEEVPLKKRIAYKVDVFFSGHPYAKLLALLLATIVLIASGGIALYVVSGSGFLEALWLSWTFVADSGNHADQVGLGPRIVSVSISSGGMLVFATMLGLVSDAISEKVDSWRKGKSEVIEVNHILILGWSDKLGSLLKQLAIANKSIGGGVVVVLAERDKEEMEMDIGKLEFDFMGTSVICRSGSPLILADLKKVSVSKARAIIVLASDENADQSDARALRVVLSLTGVKEGLRGHVVVEMSDLDNEPLVKLVGGELIETVVAHDVIGRLMIQCALQPGLAQIWEDILGFENAEFYIKRWPELDGMRFGDVLISFPDAVPCGVKIASKAGKILMNPDDNYVLQEGDEVLVIAEDDDTYAPAPLPQVRKGFLPNIPTPPKYPEKILFCGWRRDIHDMIMVLEAFLAPGSELWMFNEVPEKERERKLTDGGMDIYGLTNIKLVHKEGNAVIRRHLESLPLETFDSTSQWKIPLYILIHVL from the exons ATGGCCCACTGTCAGTGTCACGTGCGGGACGGTGGGTCACTGGGGTGGAGGCGGGGGATGGCTAATCGTGTAGTTAAACCGGAATTTGGTGGTGCGTGTTGCTGTCAggcgagcgcggcggaggagcttgGAGGGGCTGGAGCTGGAGCGTTGAGATTgagctcgagctcgagctTGCTAATGGCGGAGagcgacggcggggaggcTAGCCCGAGCGGCTGTccggggggcggcggcggcggtggcggggaggGGAGCACCGATCCCCCGCGGACCCCGCCTCGGCCGCAGCTCACCAAGTCGCGCACCATCTCCGGCTCCGCCGCGTCCGCGTTCGACAGGGGTGGTGGGGCGAgggacagcggcggcggcggcagcataCTCGTCCGCCGCTCCTCCACGGcaccgctcccgccggccgcggcggcgccacgggGGCTGCTCACCGTGGCCGTGGACGAGCCCTCCTACGCGGCGCCCAACGGCGGCGCGATGCTCGACCGCGACTGGTGCTACCCGTCGTTCCTCGGGCCGCACGCCTCccgcccgcggccgccgcggtcgcagcagcagcagacgcCGACGGCTGCTGCCGACCGCCGGAACCCtacccccgccgcgccgccgcaggcgGTCTCGATCCCgcagcgggaggaggagaagagccTGGCTTCCGTGGTGAAGCGGCCAGTGCTACTGGATGAGAGGAGGCCActctcgcctcctccgccgccgcagcgcgcCCCGCGATTTGATCTCTCCCCGTATCTCGTACCA ATGCTGGTTGTAACCGTCACAAGCTTTTCCCTGGCTATATGGCAGTGGATGAAAGTTACAGTGCTCCAG GAAAAAGTCAGATCATGCTGTGGTGCTAATAGTGTTGACTGTAAGACCGCTGCAGAGACGTTCAGGAGTAACAGAGAGCATGGTTCTGATTTTATCGACTCGGTGGACTGGAATTTAGCTTCCTGTAGCAGAATGCTTGTTTTTGCAATACCGGTAGTCCTGGTAAGATACATTGATCAGCTTCGACGAAGGAATGCAAATTCTGTCAGGGGAAGAAGCACTGAGGAGGAAGTTCCTCTGAAGAAGAGGATTGCCTATAAGGTTGATGTGTTCTTCTCAGGACACCCGTATGCAAAGCTTCTCGCGCTCCTGTTAGCCACAATCGTTCTCATTGCTTCTGGCGGGATTGCGCTGTATGTTGTCAGTGGGAGTGGATTCCTGGAGGCTCTTTGGCTTTCTTGGACTTTTGTGGCAGATTCAGGAAATCATGCCGATCAGGTTGGCCTGGGGCCAAGGATTGTGTCTGTGTCAATTAGCTCTGGGGGTATGCTGGTTTTTGCAACGATGCTCGGGCTTGTGTCAGATGCAATATCAGAGAAGGTAGATTCTTGGCGCAAGGGAAAAAGTGAGGTGATAGAGGTCAACCATATACTAATCCTTGGATGGAGTGACAAGCTG GGCTCTCTCCTGAAGCAGCTAGCTATAGCAAACAAGAGTATTGGTGGTGGTGTCGTTGTTGTTCTGGCAGAAAGAGACAAAgaagagatggagatggacaTAGGAAAACTAGAATTTGACTTTATGGGAACATCTGTAATATGTAGAAGTGGCAGTCCTCTAATTCTAGCTGATCTGAAGAAG GTTTCTGTTTCTAAAGCACGTGCAATCATTGTTTTAGCATCTGATGAAAATGCAGACCAA AGTGATGCACGAGCTTTACGTGTGGTACTAAGCCTGACTGGAGTGAAAGAGGGTTTAAGGGGACATGTTGTTGTAGAGATGAGTGATCTTGACAACGAGCCTTTGGTGAAACTGGTTGGAGGTGAACTAATTGAAACAGTTGTTGCCCATGACGTGATTGGACGCTTGATGATACAATGTGCACTCCAACCAGGCCTGGCACAG ATATGGGAGGATATTTTGGGGTTTGAAAATGCAGAGTTCTATATTAAAAGGTGGCCAGAATTAGATGGCATGCGATTTGGGGATGTCTTAATCTCGTTTCCTGATGCTGTTCCCTGTGGAGTCAAGATTGCTTCAAAAGCTGGAAAGATCTTAATGAATCCTGATGACAATTATGTTTTGCAAGAAGGTGATGAGGTCCTTGTCATAGCAGAAGATGATGATACTTATGCTCCTGCCCCTCTACCCCAG GTGCGTAAGGGCTTTCTACCTAATATCCCGACCCCTCCTAAATACCCAGAGAAAATTTTGTTCTGTGGTTGGCGACGTGACATCCATGATATGATAATG GTTCTAGAAGCATTTCTTGCTCCTGGTTCTGAATTATGGATGTTCAATGAGGTGCCagagaaggagagggagagaaagctGACTGACGGTGGTATGGATATTTATGGACTGACAAACATCAAACTTGTACATAAAGAAGGGAATGCTGTCATCAGGCGGCACTTAGAAAGTTTGCCTCTGGAGACCTTTGATTCT ACGAGTCAGTGGAAGATTCCATTGTACATTCTGATTCACGTTCTTTAG
- the LOC102702717 gene encoding DNA repair protein XRCC2 homolog, translated as MAAEAGGDPRAWLAADETAAAFLSRSLSARPPILLPPPLHRAPLRPGNVVEIAGPSNSGKSQLLLTAAIQCILPKEWKGTYFGGLGKAVIYLDLDCRFDVLRLAQVLRNRIAECCGSTNPRNEEFAEDAAVDSSFENTLFSDCMKRFLYARCYNSSDFIAALQNMHSQSQAKSEVLGVGIYFLMIDSIGSFYWMDRDSQPITESKGRTLSRQSMTEMVVQKLRRFFQLQPVLLMVTKAPIYGEGFTTGNDFQRGTSKQTSEDSTIRCTGPEEEKNISCREFMPSVWQSFVTHRIKLQDLGQEAELFSGPGNKELPLHTSEWVQPSLNTKDRFSITDDGVILIL; from the exons atggcggcggaggcagggGGAGACCCCCGGGCGTGGCTTGCCGCCgacgagacggcggcggccttccTCTCCCGCTCCCTCTCCGCGCGGccccccatcctcctcccgccgccgctccaccGCGCGCCGCTCCGCCCGGGGAATGTCGTCGAGATCGCCGGCCCGTCCAACTCCGGCAAGTCCCAGCTGCTTCTCACG GCTGCAATACAATGTATACTACCGAAGGAGTGGAAGGGTACCTATTTTGGGGGCCTGGGGAAAGCGGTCATTTACTTGGATCTGGACTGCCGATTTGATGTGCTGCGGCTGGCTCAAGTTCTGAGAAATCGAATTGCAGAATGCTGTG GCTCCACAAATCCAAGAAATGAAGAATTTGCAGAGGATGCCGCAGTGGATAGTTCTTTTGAAAACACACTATTTTCTGACTGCATGAAGCGTTTCTTGTATGCCCGTTGTTACAATAGTTCAGATTTTATAGCAGCCTTGCAG AATATGCATTCCCAGTCACAAGCAAAGAGCGAAGTTCTTGGTGTTGGCATATATTTCCTTATGATTGAcag CATCGGCTCATTCTACTGGATGGATCGTGATTCTCAACCTATCACAGAGAGCAAAGG GAGAACTCTGTCACGGCAGAGTATGACAGAAATGGTTGTCCAAAAATTACGCAGATTTTTTCAACTTCAGCCTGTTTTGTTGATGGTCACTAAGGCACCCATATATGGTGAAGGATTCACGACTGGAAATGATTTCCAAAG GGGTACTTCAAAACAGACGTCAGAGGATTCAACAATAAGATGCACTGGTCcagaggaagaaaagaacatCTCATGTCGTGAATTCATGCCGTCAGTATGGCAG TCATTTGTTACACACAGGATAAAGCTACAAGATTTAG GACAAGAAGCAGAACTTTTCTCTGGTCCAGGAAACAAGGAGCTACCTTTACATACTTCTGAGTGGGTGCAGCCTTCCCTCAACACAAAGGATAGGTTTTCTATTACAGAT GATGGTGTTATTCTTATCCTCTGA